TTTTCAGGCTGTGGAGAGAGTGGAAGGGGTAAGAAGGGGAACGGTAATAGACTAAGAAATGAGAGAAGATGTCAGAAAGCTATGGAGCATATTCTTACCGTTTCCCCCATTTGGTGTGCTAGAAATTCTTAGATAGTTGTGATAGAGTGGtgaaaatttccttttcctcagcTCTTTCCactaagaaatcagaaaagaaaggttgttcatatatatttttgtctcctctgcctcttatCCTTCATTTACCACCCCCAAACTGTATCCAGAACAAtagtaataaatgtaaaatgcttcCCTTGTTTTTGGACAGAGGGACCAGAGACGAAATGTtgaagaagaagggggaaaacTAAAAGATTGAGTAATTTCTGTTTGCAAAGTTCACCATTTGGGTTTGAGGCTATGAAAACCGAAATATGATATGGCTATGTTGGGTAcggtgtgcctgtgtgtgtgtgtgtgtgtgcgcgcgcgcacgcttctgtgcacgtgtgtgtacagGTATTAACCAAGAGAGAAAGTGGTAGAGTCTAAAAAGTTGTATAGGAAGAGCACAAAACAGCCCACTGGCAGTTTCTGGGCAGAGCAAGTTGTGAGCACCCCGGTCTGCATTCTGTCTTTTTAGTGTGAAGACTGCCGCTCTGAGCAAGGCATTTAGCCTGTCTGGTGCTTGGATTCCTTAGAAACTGAGCTGAATAGGCTTCTTTCTGTTGTACTGAGGATTCAGTCATAGGCTCAGGAGGTGAAGTGGGTACAGTCAGCTTCCAAGAGGAAATATACTGTCTCATcaccacatgcacacatgtaaGCACCCTTCGTTCACGTGTCCATCAATAGAAACTTCTACACAACAAGTCCTTACCCTTGCTTTTCATAAATCTTCTAAATGAGATATGAAAGACAGaaatactatttccatttttccctaggagtaaaaaaaaagtgaaaataattttctgtgctCATTTAATAAGCGAGTGATAAAAGAGTGGAGAGGGTCTCAGTGCCAGGCTTCTCTCAGTACACCTCTGAGTGGGTTCATTAACAGGCTCAAAGCCATGGTAGAATTAGATTCTTGTTCTAGAGAAAACTGAGTTGATTTCCTTGATCAGAAATCACAACTGCACCACACACATTTTCGGCTCTCAAGTCTAAAACTGGATGTTCAtcatcttttttcccctgctAACTTTTTGAGGCATTGGAGACATTTAGGTGGAAAAAGTCAAAAGAGAAGAATTATTACTTCTTTTAATCTTTGAGGAGTCCTGGCTTTTACTTCTATTTGAgagacatttcatttttctcctcagaGCTCTGGCACTGGATTCTGGTAGGAAAGTCTTATCCCCAATAGTGTCTAAtcaaagacaaaaggaaacaaatgtccAGGGCTAAGAGCTGTGTGTGTTCCGTCAGAAACTTCATGAACCTAAACATTAAAGTAACTGAGTAGGAGTGTCCAGCAAACTGCTGTCTCcccataatgaaaaaaaaaaaaacaataaaagcgaCTAACCTCCTCCATGAATATGGTAAAAGAGTTTTGGGCAATCTGGTAGAAACAGCTGATAGAACTCTGTTTCTTCACCTCTTGCAATGGAGTAGAAGCTTTGATACTTAGTTATTAGGTTGGAGGCGAGGGTTTGTCAGggaatttttcaaaatgcatgTTGAGATAGAGCCATTGGCTTTTGTTGGCATGAAATCAATAGTAAGCACAGATTGTAAGTATACTTGGTTTTGTCCATGTGTCCAGGAGAAGTCATGATGAACTTTAGGAACGATAGTACTTAATACTTATATGGCATTATGATGTCTGGCACTATTCaaagtctttaaatatattagctcattttatgctcacaataatcctatgaggtaggactattattattcccattctaAAGAGAGGGGACTGAGGCACAGATAGATTCTGAAACCTTAAGATCACATATCTAGTATGTAATAGAGCTGAAGTTTAAACTCAGGTAATGTGACTCCAGAGTCTGCTGTCCAGATACACTGGGAGAAAAGATGGGCTATTGGGCAATTGTTAGATCATCTTCTGAGCCAATTAGAGGAGGTTCCCTCAAGATAAGAAGAGGCACAGTAGTTAGCAGAATCTACTTTTATGATTCATCTGTGggaaacaacttttatttttgaatatgcaAATTGTATAAATAGATTAGATAAGAAAACTCAAGAATAAACACAAGATAAATATATGGATAATGTTTTATAGCATTTAAAGTTTACAGAATCTTATTTGTCTTGCAAGAACCATGTTAAATATACTTTACCTCTATTTtatcaaagaggaaatgaaagaccAGAGAGCTATGTAATGTGTTTGAAATCAGCAACTGGGAATCAGAACAGTTGGGACTAGAGTGTGTGTCATTCCAGCTTTCATGATTTCAAAGCCACCCTATATACCCATGGGATGCTCCTAGAACTTATGAATctatgaaaaaagagagagttaaACTGGAGCCATCTATATCCTTCCCAGGGTTagtaagagaagaaagatgaaaaatggtTGTCCTTTACAATGTTTTAGCCAAAGCCGGTTGGTTCTTTTCCTTCATACCTGCTGATAACCTGACTTGAAAGCAACTCTTTGCCTCTTACAGAAACCATTAAATTATGTTAAAGGCGAAGGATAGTCTACTCTATTCTCCTAATCCCACTTCTTGGTGGGGGTGAGGATGGACAGAACTTGGCTAGAGTCCAGAGGTACGGAGGTGAGgatcataataataatgaaaaaggcCAATTACAGAGGCTATCAGGGGCAATTCGGGAGACTGCTTTCCTCTCCTGCATCTTCCTTCTCAACTCTCCCTGCATGTAAGTATGACtgagtgatgatgatgatgaagaggagatgagagaaatagaagagaaaaaagataaggaaGCAGAGtaagagaaggtggggggggggaataaaaggGTGGAAgcgataagaaaaaaaatctataagagGAAGGAATCCTGGAATCTGAGAGTTAAACATTGCAAAGAACAGCTAAACTAGCCTCCCTTTGGACGATGTTCATTTCCTGGTGATTTAGTTCAGCTGATCCACACCCCCTGAAGTCAAagtgccttcctttcttcctgtagctgtggtgggggaaaaaaaaaggagaaataatctaAAACCTAGGATTTGGAATCAGAAGAACTGGCTTTATGTCCTGCTCTATCAGCTCTAtatctttgcatttccatcaCTTAATCTCTGACCCACAGTGACCTTGACTACAAAACAAGCATAAATCCCCATTTCCCTCAAAGGTTGGCTATAAGGCTACACAAATGTTATTATAATTACGTGTGCAACATTACGTTTCCCAAGCCTACTCCATCCTTTTTGGCCTCAGAGTGCACCTGCCTCAGAAAGGTCTGTGTTACTTTAACAGAAAGTTAATTAGGTCCTTCACCCTCCCTCTGGATATCGGGCTGAGTTAGAAGTGCAGCTCAGCACACAAGCTCCATCATCCATATTAAAAGTGGGATTTTCTAACTTGGCCTGGGCAGCCAGTTGACCAATAGGTTCCAACGTGTGTTTTCAATAAAGCTGCTTACCCAGGAAGCCTTATTAAGTGAGTAAGTCAAGCTGACATGATTTCTGTGCTGATTAACATGAAACCTAGGCTGTTTTTGCAATGCAGTAACATTAATTATTTATAGGAGGTAAATGAGGTTAGAAGGAAAACAAGCTCAAATTACCAGAAACAAATCagatcatatatttatatttttaaaatctatgtgcTAAATCCTGCCTCATTGATTTGAGGCTCAAGCTTTAAGGATCGAAAAACGTGTCTCATGCTCTCCCCTTTCTGATACACAAAAGTGATGGAAGGTTTAGCGTTTCAAAGACTAAGGTGGTAAACTGGCATGCCCCAATGCTGCTTCTCAGATACTTTTATTTGGTAAATTATATACCTGCAAATTGCTCAGCAAATCTCAAAACAATTCACCCTTCCAGAATTGAACATAAAATGTTTACTAAACCACCAGTCTCTTCAGGTTTTCgaagtgcaatttttttttccaaagaaaatctgGATTAAACAGTATCTGTTAGGCAAGTGAATTAAAGTAGTCAGGGTATTTCCACGTTTGTCTGAAATAGTCCTCGCTTATGTCTGCAGTCACTATGTTCTGTTAAGTTTAGAGTTTGCcccagatttttcatttttaatgaagtattATTATAATAGTTATACTAAGATAATCTTGAATAAGCTTTGTAGACCTCTGGACTGTAAATCTAGATGTTGCCATATTCTTGTCTGATGGTGTGAGATGCCTGTGCAAtgaaagagttttctttttaacatatgggtgaatttaaaaaatggccagGGGTAACCCTGCTCTCTTTTCATGATCCTTTTAGACACCATGTCACTGACACCTCTAATACCACTACATTAGACAGACCATAAGGTGCTTGATGAAAACCAAAATGCTCTTCTGGTGATGGTGCGAGAAATAGTCATGGTCACATGGGGGTACCAGCCAGTTGTGGCACTGCTCTTTCCTAGGATGCTTGAAGCTAAGAGTTGGCAGAGTCAGTGGGAAACATGGAATGTTACAGGTTAAGTGTATGTGGCATATCTCTCAATAGAGGCTGGGCAGTCCTCTGAAGAACAAAGTAGTCTGAATGATCTCAGCACAgcgtttcatttattttgtggtgTAAAATACAACAGTGTACTTACTTACTGTGtgatatgctttttaaattttgcaataattataattatatccATTGTTATAAGTTTTAACTACATTAGCACCTTCTTTTACTTTCAGAAGTTTCTCTGTTTGGATAATATGTCCACCTTATCTATTTCCCTTTTTGATCTGTAttctggaaagaaggaaagatataTTTTGACTCTTACACCAGTTATTTTTGCATAAAATCTCTACAAGACAAGGCACCAGAGAATGAAAAGTACAAGGCAGTGGCACTACCATGAGTAATCAagtcaatttcatttttctaaagttgatttttttctactatgCCATAGCTATATTGGTGTTCTGGGCATTTATTTGAGTCTTAGATTACTTATTTAGAATGGTGGACTTGGACTAGATAATCACAAGTTGAATCCCAATGCAATTCTCTGTTTTATAtctaagatataaaaagaaagtttagTTTTAAATCAAAGCAGATATTCACAGACACTAATCATTGCTGTTTCCTATTCCAGAATCTGGAAATGGCAAAGCCTTATGTGAAACCCAAGGAGATGACAGAGTTGGTCAACACACCATCCTGGATGGACAAAGCCCTGGGCTCTCAGAATGagatgaaggaggaagagagaagatcaGCTGCTTATGGGATGCTTGGAAGCTTAGCTGAAGAGCATGACAGtattgaggaggaagaagaggaggaggaggatggggagaagCCTAAGAGAAGGGGtcccaagaaaaagaagatgacaAAAGCTCGCCTTGAGAGATTCAGGGCTCGAAGAGTCAAGGCCAATGCTAGAGAACGGACCCGGATGCATGGCCTGAATGATGCCCTGGACAACCTGAGGAGAGTCATGCCATGTTACTCTAAGACTCAAAAGCTCTCCAAGATAGAGACTCTTAGACTGGCCAGGAACTATATTTGGGCTTTGTCTGAGGTCCTGGAAACTGGACAGACACCTGAAGGGAAGGGCTTTGTGGAGATGCTCTGCAAAGGGCTCTCTCAGCCTACAAGCAACCTGGTGGCTGGATGCCTCCAGCTGGGCCCTCAGTCTGTCCTCCTGGAGAAGCATGAGGAGAAATCTCCTATTTGTGACTCTGCCATCTCTGTCCATAACTTCAACTATCAGTCTCCTGGGCTCCCTAGCCCTCCTTATGGCCATATGGAAACACATCTTATTAATCTCAAACCCCAAGTATTCAAGAGTTTGGGAGAATCATCCTTTGGGAGCCATCCACCTGACTGCAGTACACCACCTTATGAGGGCCCACTCACTCCACCCTTGAGCATCAGTGGGAACTTCTCCTTGAAGCAAGATGGCTCTCCTGACCTGGATAAATCCTACAGTTTCATGCCACATTACCCTTCTGCAAGTCTAAGCTCAGGGCATGTTCATTCAACTCCCTTTCAGGCTGGTACCCCTCGTTATGATGTTCCCATAGATATGTCCTATGATTCCTACCCTCACCATGGCATTGGGGCCCAACTTAATACAATCTTCACTGATTAGGGCAGTAAGACAAGCATTTCAGAGGATAATGTGGAGATGTTTCCCATAATTCAAGTGGGTTGAGCTGAAGATTCAATGACCTTAAAGGAACCCTATAGGTAGATATCAAATGCAGTAGTCCCAGTCCATTTAGGCCTTCCTGCACCTGCCACCCTCATTTATCATCAGCTTCTCACACTGTATTGATTCATTTAGTTAGGGTCCTCAAGTGAAATTATCTGATTGTTTACAATCACGTGGAAATACAACAGAAGCCCTGGGCCCTATTCTAATGGTGCCAAAAACTCATGATCTATGCcacttaattttccatttctggcCTCTGTTTACTGATCGGTAAAATCAGACAACTGTTTTAAGTCTAGATGATTTTAAAGTCCTTCACAGTTCTGAAAATTCAATACTTTTGGTGACCACTCCTATACACTTACTGAAACTGAAAGATTTGAAGAATAATAGTAAATGAACACTGTGTGTGGAATGATTAGATGGAGTTGCCAAAGGAGCACAGATGCATTTCTCTCGGGGACCTGATAGGACGTCTATGCATCTATCTAAAAATTGTCTCCAAAGGCTAAAATCCTAACTTGGCTGTCACTGTGAATAACAAAGCATGTTCTTTAAGAGATTAGCTCTACTTCTTGTTGGCTGAGGCTGAACATCTCTTTCTTAGTAATATGAGAACCATAGTAGAGATCTCATACCAACTTGATTCTTGATTAACATTTCAAAAGCACTTTTCTCAGTTCTAGAGATGGGACAAGCAAGTCACTGTAAACAGACTCCTATGACCAATGGAACTTAGAGAAGTCATCCGTACCATTTCATAGCCTCTGTAACCAGGAGGCTCTAAAAATTCTGAAGACGCTCAGGGGCTGCTGTTGGAATCAGCAAACGACCCAGGTCATATTCAAGAGCAATAAAATGGCAATTGGCTATACTAACTTACCATAGTTTGGTGACTCCCTCTATCTCACATCTGCCCATAGGAAGACCAAATTTTCTTTGGCAAGATACATTTCATTTGGTTACACAAAACGTGGTTAAAACCACTGACCTCTGTCCACACcaattattcttatattttctggaGGGATAAGCACCAATCAATTTATGACCAAACTTGAATTTTTCCAATGCATATACAATTCCTTATCTCCTCCTCCACTAATTGTTACCTCTTCTTCACTTCTAAAATATAATGTTATTACATATTGTAGATAACATTCCAAGTGAGCAGACTTAAGGATTTAGAAATCAAATCCAAGGTCGGTGAATGCTTTTACCAATTTATGTCTTCATCACAGGTTTATCCTGATTTGCaggatgtttatttttcttcatggaacTCCTCTTTTGTTTATATCAGCATTaattttgtcacatttttttttccagaaaaatgtgATCTGAGAAATTTCAATGTCCTGTTCAATCTGCCAGgacaattatttaaaacaaactaaaagccTAAATGGTTTACATGATAGTGGATCACATCCTGCTCTGCCAGAGAGGATAAGTTTAGGATGTAGGGTACACAAAATAGGACCcatgaataaaattgataaggcAGATTAGTATGTCATTTTCTACAGCTCAGCTATCCCCTAAACCCTGCCAAACTATCTGTggatcttgacttttttttttaccctcttaTTTATTATCTCCTTACAGTCTAAGTTattgtctttccattttgctTGCAGCGCTAACCCTGTTGTATTTTGCACCCTTGGTTTGTAGACCCCCTTGAAAGTATCCTTGCAGAGAGATCTTAAATCCCACCAGCTACTGAAGTGGTTCCCTTTTCCTAGCGGGAAAAGGCAAGTTAAGTGTCTACAAGGCCAGCCTATGTGCTTTCTGAGTCTATGACTGGCACTTACCTTTGTGAGAGGCTGTGGGGGAATCTATCCTTGAAGCTAGTATTTTCTGGCATTTAAGTTTGTAGATAATGAATGTTGTTGGAGTTATTtattagatattatttatttaatttatttctccctttcatgCAAATTTCTTGGGCTCCATACATGTGCTTGCAAACCTTCCCTAAGGCTTCCTTTGGAAAGTAGCTCATAATTTTTCTGGAATTCCTGAGTTTGGGGTGAGGGGAAAAGGGGGAGTTAGTGCAGAATTACCTGTaatgattttataaaaagcaGCAATAATTTGAATGGCTATGCAAGTTAATgttcttagatttttttcccatccaTTCTAAGAAGAGCGAGTTAGTTTTGGGAAGCTGTTGTTTATGCTTTTGGGGAATATGGTACCCATGAACCAGGCCTCCTTGGGATTGTTCAGAGAGACTTTctaattgaattaaaattttggaGTGCAGTATGATTGGAAAGAACCTACTCTCTTACCCAGGGTGGTCTCATTCTTCAGggtattttatgaaataaaagaaaaacaattgttcaaactttttgtaaaaaaacaaaacgaaacacaACCCAGACTGtttctcctcccttttttctAGCAGAAATAAAGCTGTGAGTTTTATTAGACACTGTGTTGCATTGTCtgtcttcaaaatttttcttcactttcttctatCCCTTTTCTTGGACTCTGTGTCCTGTAAGCAGCCAGCAAAAGCACAGGCCAGCCTGTCAGGAGGATCTACATCCCATATTTCAACTCTTCCTTTCAGAAGATTTGAAAGGTCTAAACTAAGTAGTTACAAACCTAGAAGCACTGATCTCTGTCACATACATAATCAACTATGTAATTAGCAGTTGAAGAAAAAAGATCTTCCCATTTACAGAAATCTAGGGTGATGGGCATTCTAAGCCACTGAAGCACGAAGAGGTGAACCATAAGAAGATGTACTCTTATCCAAAATTGGGCCCACCaacttttcaaaatttatgaACTATACTTTTTGGCAACTTCTTAACATCTCTtctcttgacttttttctttcaggtCCCTTTATTACATGAACAAAAATGCTGATGATAaagaaataatgatgatgatgatgttgatgataataatgataaaacatAGTTGGTTAGTCAAAGGAGAcggtttaaaatatttaagaagcaaaaaatatGGAATTAAAGTCATTCTTCCACAGCTCTCCTCATCTGCCTCCTACCCACTTTCCAACTTGAAACCgctttttatgttttactttatcaGGTACCAGAGACCTGTTATACTGATAAGATAATATCAGGTATATTAGATACAAATATTAAGttacattattttctccttttcccataTATAACACAGTTCTGcatattacttttgtttatttcgACACATACCATGGAGCATTTTCTTATGTcataaaaatttcttaatgttttcttatagCTGGTTGGCATTCCatgttaaaatgtaattaaaacataatttagatTTTCCCAATTTTTATGATATTGAGTGAATAATCACGTACACATGTCATTTGACACTTATGAAGAGAATCtttacaaataatgttttagagGAATAATGATAAACTGACAGGTAACAACAATTATATCTAGCAGTTTTTACTATGTACTGTCACTTTTCTAAGTGATTTACATGtagtaattcatttaatcttaaaaCCATCACTATAAGGGAGAcactattgttattttcattttacaaactaGCAAGCTAAGGCATAGAGTAATCTGTTCAAACTCCCACTGCTAGTTAATGGTGGAGCTAGAATCGGAACTAGTTTATTTGGTTATTTGGTTGTTTGCCTGGTAGGTACATAACAATGTCATATCTGCAAGAAGCCAGAGCTGGTGGAACTTTCTGACATCTCTTGAGCTATTCTTTACATATGACATCCTGTGCTATCTATGACTCAGACTGGCCCATCCCCAAACTCTGCCATTGAATCTGAGAAGACTTTCCTTCCTTTGACAAAGGCTCAACTTTGTATTGTATGTTG
The Lynx canadensis isolate LIC74 chromosome B4, mLynCan4.pri.v2, whole genome shotgun sequence DNA segment above includes these coding regions:
- the NEUROD4 gene encoding neurogenic differentiation factor 4; amino-acid sequence: MAKPYVKPKEMTELVNTPSWMDKALGSQNEMKEEERRSAAYGMLGSLAEEHDSIEEEEEEEEDGEKPKRRGPKKKKMTKARLERFRARRVKANARERTRMHGLNDALDNLRRVMPCYSKTQKLSKIETLRLARNYIWALSEVLETGQTPEGKGFVEMLCKGLSQPTSNLVAGCLQLGPQSVLLEKHEEKSPICDSAISVHNFNYQSPGLPSPPYGHMETHLINLKPQVFKSLGESSFGSHPPDCSTPPYEGPLTPPLSISGNFSLKQDGSPDLDKSYSFMPHYPSASLSSGHVHSTPFQAGTPRYDVPIDMSYDSYPHHGIGAQLNTIFTD